One Gossypium hirsutum isolate 1008001.06 chromosome A11, Gossypium_hirsutum_v2.1, whole genome shotgun sequence genomic window carries:
- the LOC107891240 gene encoding uncharacterized protein — protein MFLLDGCAILQAVYMRYGNDDDDGKMFIKNDLLTFVYLDQFLLENQLPFRVLELLTSQRENGEKIHECNPKVHRRYCYQPRRGQGNRLFKEGKFELAREKYENVSNVMLDMITSRKIKSEMFEGILCIGFLKRSRQQKEITREQAIQDLEELERRREELEQLLLAERV, from the exons ATGTTCTTACTTGACGGCTGCGCAATTTTACAAGCAGTTTACATGCGTTAcggtaatgatgatgatgatggtaaaatgtttattaaaaatgatTTGCTAACATTTGTGTACTTGGATCAGTTCTTGTTGGAAAACCAATTACCTTTTCGGGTTCTTGAATTGCTTACAAGCCAGAGAGAAAATGGTGAAAAAATTCATGAATGTAATCCAAAGGTTCATCGACGATACTGTTATCAACCCAGGCGAGGACAG GGTAACCGACTCTTCAAAGAGGGAAAATTTGAACTTGCCAgggaaaaatatgaaaatgtgtcTAATGTGATGTTGGATATGAttacttcaagaaaaataaagagtgaGATGTTTGAG GGAATCTTATGCATTGGCTTTCTCAAACGTTCTCGCCAGCAAAAGGAAATTACAAGGGAACAAGCAATTCAAGATCTGGAG GAATTggagagaagaagagaagaactTGAACAATTGTTGTTGGCAGAAAGGGTATGA